GGGGCAGGGGTGATGTGGTGGTATCGGTAGAGATACTAGGCGCACAAGTGCCGGTGACGATGCCACTTGCAATGCTCGGTAAACTGTGAGAGCCATATGCCACGGAACAGCTGATGATCCTGTAGCGAACCTCTGAAAACGCCTGAGAATGGCGGGTAGAAATACCGAGGATGAGTCGCCGGTCAGCTCCCAGCCCTGAACCTAGCCAATAGGCGATATGTGTTTCAGGGCCAGTGCGTAAGCCATGCCCAAATGATTGACAGACAAGGCGACCAATGCGGTCGCCTTTTGTCGTTAAAGAGTATGAAGCGCGCCAAACAGTTTCGCCCATCCGGCATGCCATCCCGGCAAGAGCAGAAGCAGGTTGCGGACAAGTGGCGTGGCAGTGCTGCCAGTAGGGGTTATAACCATCGGTGGTCCAAGGCCAGAGACACGTTCCTGCGCTCTCGTCCGCTCTGCATTGGTTGCCTAGCGGAAGGCAGGACGGAAGCGGCAAGTGTGGTCGATCACGTTGATCCGCACCATGGCGATCCCGATAAGTTCTGGGACACAGCTATGTGGCAGCCCTGTTGCAAGTGGCATCACGACAGCGTCAAGCAAAGGCTTGAACTGATGTACGCAGCAGGTCGCATTGGCATCAATGAGCTGTGGCTCAATAGCAACACGGCCCTCAAGGTCGCGGCGGGCCTTCGAACGGACGCCATCGAAAACCCGGAACCCCACCCCCCCCGGTAAAAGTCTACACCCCCGCAGCGCCGGACCGGCGGCCCCCCACACAAAAAAGGGGCGCGATATTTTTGGCGGGAAATAATTTTTTCTGTACCGGACGGCATTGGGGGAGGC
This portion of the Allorhizobium ampelinum S4 genome encodes:
- a CDS encoding HNH endonuclease → MIDRQGDQCGRLLSLKSMKRAKQFRPSGMPSRQEQKQVADKWRGSAASRGYNHRWSKARDTFLRSRPLCIGCLAEGRTEAASVVDHVDPHHGDPDKFWDTAMWQPCCKWHHDSVKQRLELMYAAGRIGINELWLNSNTALKVAAGLRTDAIENPEPHPPR